In Geminocystis sp. NIES-3709, a single genomic region encodes these proteins:
- a CDS encoding hybrid sensor histidine kinase/response regulator, whose product MDRETQIRLNFLDEAQSYLCQIEGILLQIDDLSINFHSLDIALRSIHSLKGGAGMMRFSHLSKTAHRLEDFLKILRVRSDSISITNEVQTLLLKALDILKDIINSYQQETIIDDSFLENQINPIFEDLRYFLGDLQENDENNLFALNQGTGTELELFLEEVDRLLDDFSTQIINLSPKELQEDLIILMEELMVFSQMANIEVLTQLCQAIQQQTLVTLPDNISSFAQQALNTCRRSYTLVLEGSLDKISTTLEIDSFPTDIEQEFNPSNWNDIDLDLTKLQDELNNIDLDLTKLQDELNNIDEEFLAQELQFLETNQTINKLAITTPSPKTPVVTNEAMTMVRIPAKQLAKFNTLFGKLILERNVVNAQLEQLKNFAFLMGERMFKLEESQEQLKKWYDRASIESLINTVAETKTLTTISNASSVITQNQPDKFDILEMDRYTDLHLISQEQIETIVQLKEVSIDIQLGLLDINQDMGELNQTITALQKNITRSQMTPFADVVQQFPRMVRDLSIQFQKKVKLYIQGENTLIDRAVLDKLNSPLNHLLRNAFDHGIEPIDIRTVRGKSSEGKITISATNKANQTIITIEDDGGGISLKKIGDRLLTKGILPEEIKKMSENQILDYIFEPGFSTKEQVTELSGRGVGMDVVRTNLREIRGDIQVKTKEGIGTTFIINIPFSLSVLRIMLLERGGLVFAISINSIRELKSFSPEDITIINDRDQTVWNGQNIPVVKIEQSLPFNRLYKSNPLKGNPVIDKTTLMIVGESDTLGGMYLDRVWGEQEVTVYPIQCPIPLPKGFNSSIILGDGRVIPLVDPVEMIQECLQTSTENYYFPHQYINSQEQIKRILIVDDSINVRNYLALNVEKAGYQVEEAKDGREAVDKLCNGLLVKAVISDIEMPRLDGYGLLKELKSKKEFKNLPIIMLTSRSNEKHRKLAFNLGANGYFSKPYNEQELLHTLEVLIHK is encoded by the coding sequence ATGGATCGAGAAACGCAAATTCGGCTTAATTTTTTGGATGAAGCACAAAGTTATTTATGTCAAATTGAGGGAATTTTATTACAAATAGATGATCTCTCTATCAATTTCCACAGTCTTGATATTGCCCTACGATCGATACATTCTCTCAAGGGTGGTGCTGGAATGATGAGATTTTCTCACTTAAGTAAAACTGCCCACCGTTTAGAAGATTTTTTGAAAATTTTACGGGTTCGTTCTGATTCTATCTCTATAACGAATGAAGTGCAAACTCTTTTATTGAAAGCCTTAGATATTTTAAAAGACATTATTAATTCATATCAGCAGGAGACAATTATTGATGACAGTTTTTTAGAAAATCAAATTAATCCCATATTTGAGGATTTAAGGTACTTTTTAGGGGATTTGCAAGAAAATGATGAAAATAACCTCTTTGCCCTCAATCAAGGTACTGGAACTGAATTAGAGCTATTTTTAGAAGAAGTCGATCGTCTCTTAGATGACTTTTCTACCCAAATAATTAATCTCTCTCCTAAAGAGTTACAAGAAGATTTAATTATTCTCATGGAAGAATTGATGGTATTTAGTCAAATGGCAAATATCGAGGTTTTAACCCAACTATGTCAAGCTATCCAACAACAAACTTTAGTTACTCTCCCTGATAATATATCTTCTTTCGCACAACAGGCTTTAAATACTTGCCGGCGATCGTATACTTTAGTTCTTGAGGGCAGCCTAGATAAAATATCCACAACATTAGAAATCGATTCTTTTCCTACCGATATTGAGCAAGAATTTAATCCGAGTAATTGGAATGACATTGATCTTGATTTAACAAAGTTACAAGATGAATTGAATAACATTGATCTTGATTTAACAAAGTTACAAGATGAATTGAATAACATTGATGAGGAATTTTTAGCACAAGAATTGCAATTTTTAGAAACTAATCAAACTATCAATAAATTAGCAATTACAACTCCATCACCAAAAACTCCGGTAGTAACAAATGAAGCCATGACAATGGTAAGGATTCCTGCCAAACAGTTAGCTAAATTTAATACCCTTTTCGGTAAATTAATTCTCGAACGAAATGTTGTTAATGCACAACTTGAACAATTAAAAAACTTCGCTTTTCTAATGGGAGAGAGAATGTTTAAATTAGAAGAATCTCAAGAACAATTAAAGAAATGGTACGATCGAGCTTCTATTGAAAGTTTAATTAATACAGTAGCCGAAACAAAAACTTTAACGACTATCTCTAATGCTTCATCGGTGATAACACAAAATCAGCCAGATAAATTCGACATCCTTGAAATGGATCGTTATACAGATTTACATCTCATATCTCAAGAACAAATCGAAACTATAGTACAACTAAAAGAAGTTAGCATCGACATCCAATTAGGATTGTTAGATATAAACCAAGACATGGGGGAATTAAATCAAACAATTACTGCATTACAAAAAAATATTACTCGTAGTCAAATGACTCCCTTTGCCGATGTCGTTCAACAATTTCCCCGAATGGTAAGGGATTTATCAATACAATTCCAAAAAAAAGTTAAACTCTATATTCAAGGAGAAAATACTTTAATCGATCGAGCAGTATTAGATAAACTTAATTCACCCCTGAATCATCTATTACGCAATGCCTTTGATCATGGTATTGAACCCATCGACATCCGTACTGTACGAGGAAAATCTTCCGAAGGCAAAATTACTATCTCAGCTACTAACAAGGCAAATCAAACTATCATCACCATTGAAGATGACGGTGGTGGTATTTCTTTAAAGAAAATTGGCGATCGTCTCTTAACAAAAGGTATTCTACCAGAAGAAATCAAAAAAATGTCAGAAAACCAAATTCTTGACTATATTTTTGAACCCGGATTTAGTACAAAGGAACAGGTAACAGAACTTTCCGGGCGTGGTGTAGGAATGGATGTAGTTCGCACTAACCTCAGAGAAATTAGAGGAGATATTCAAGTCAAAACCAAAGAAGGTATTGGCACAACTTTTATTATTAACATCCCGTTTTCCTTATCGGTTTTACGAATTATGTTACTGGAAAGAGGAGGACTTGTTTTTGCTATTTCCATCAATAGTATCAGAGAACTAAAATCTTTTAGTCCTGAAGATATTACCATTATTAACGATCGAGATCAAACCGTCTGGAATGGTCAGAATATTCCTGTAGTTAAAATAGAACAATCTTTACCTTTTAACCGTCTTTATAAATCAAATCCTCTCAAAGGAAATCCTGTAATCGATAAGACTACTTTGATGATAGTCGGAGAAAGCGATACATTAGGTGGTATGTATCTCGATCGAGTTTGGGGTGAGCAAGAAGTGACGGTGTATCCGATACAATGCCCTATTCCCTTACCAAAAGGCTTTAACAGTTCAATTATTCTCGGAGATGGTAGAGTTATTCCCCTCGTAGATCCAGTCGAAATGATACAAGAATGTTTACAAACTTCTACGGAAAATTATTATTTTCCTCATCAATATATTAATTCTCAAGAACAAATCAAGCGTATTTTGATTGTAGATGATTCTATTAACGTACGCAACTATCTAGCTTTAAACGTCGAAAAAGCAGGTTATCAAGTAGAAGAAGCCAAAGATGGTAGAGAAGCAGTCGATAAATTATGTAATGGATTATTGGTGAAGGCTGTAATTTCTGATATAGAAATGCCTCGTCTTGATGGTTATGGTTTGCTAAAAGAACTAAAAAGTAAAAAAGAATTTAAAAATTTACCTATTATTATGTTAACTTCTCGAAGCAATGAAAAACACAGAAAGTTAGCTTTTAATTTAGGTGCAAATGGCTACTTTTCAAAGCCTTATAATGAACAAGAATTATTACATACTTTAGAAGTTTTAATCCATAAATAA
- the purU gene encoding formyltetrahydrofolate deformylase, with product MSLDTATLLVSCPDRQGLVAKIANFIYSNGGNIIHADHHTDLEAGLFLSRIEWQLQGFNLPRELIGAAFNSIAQPLEADWQLHFSDTIPKVAIWVSQQDHCLYDLLWRIQAKELKVKVGLIISNHEKLAKIAEQFGIEYHYLPINKENKKEQELKQLELLKKADIDLVILAKYMQVLTSDFIKEFPNVINIHHSFLPAFVGAKPYHQAYSRGVKIIGATAHYITQDLDAGPIIEQDVVKISHRDTVEDLIRKGKDLEKIVLARGVRLHLQHRVLVYGNRTVVFA from the coding sequence ATGAGCCTAGATACTGCTACTTTACTCGTATCCTGCCCCGATCGACAAGGTTTAGTGGCGAAAATCGCTAATTTTATCTATTCCAATGGTGGTAATATTATTCATGCTGACCATCATACAGATTTAGAAGCAGGTTTATTTTTATCTCGTATTGAGTGGCAATTACAAGGTTTTAATTTGCCTAGAGAGTTGATAGGTGCTGCATTTAACTCGATCGCACAACCGTTGGAAGCAGATTGGCAACTACATTTTTCTGATACTATTCCAAAAGTGGCGATTTGGGTAAGTCAGCAAGATCATTGCTTGTATGATTTATTATGGCGTATTCAAGCCAAAGAATTAAAAGTAAAAGTTGGTTTAATTATTAGTAATCATGAAAAATTAGCTAAAATTGCCGAACAATTTGGTATTGAATATCATTATTTACCTATTAATAAAGAGAATAAAAAAGAACAAGAATTAAAACAACTAGAATTATTAAAAAAAGCGGATATAGACTTAGTTATATTAGCAAAATATATGCAAGTATTAACATCAGATTTTATTAAAGAATTTCCAAATGTTATTAATATTCATCATTCTTTTTTACCTGCATTTGTAGGAGCAAAACCTTATCATCAAGCCTATAGTCGAGGAGTTAAAATTATTGGTGCAACCGCTCATTATATTACTCAAGATTTAGATGCGGGGCCTATTATTGAACAAGATGTAGTTAAAATTAGTCACCGAGATACTGTGGAAGATTTAATTAGAAAAGGTAAAGATTTAGAAAAAATTGTTTTAGCAAGAGGAGTGCGATTACATTTACAACATCGAGTTTTAGTCTATGGAAATCGAACTGTAGTTTTTGCTTAA
- the cysH gene encoding phosphoadenosine phosphosulfate reductase, with translation MSNHHLDLKTINNNLALANAQDIVAWANQEFNKNLVMSTSFGIQAAVMLHLVTLVIPNIPVIWIDTGYLPKETYIFAHELTERLNLNLKVYQSDLSPARMEAIHGTLWENKDLESLNLYDRIRKVEPMQRALKELNAKAWLAGLRQNQTEFRQQLSYVNKQGNQYKILPILRWSSKDIYEYLTKYDLPYHPYFDQGYVSVGDWHSSRPLTMDDGDERDTRFHGIKQECGLHLPTTNEEAQSLDSSQL, from the coding sequence ATCTCGAATCATCATCTCGATCTTAAGACTATTAACAACAATCTTGCTTTAGCTAATGCTCAAGATATTGTGGCGTGGGCAAATCAAGAATTTAACAAAAATTTGGTGATGAGTACCAGTTTTGGCATTCAGGCAGCGGTGATGTTACATCTAGTCACCCTTGTAATTCCTAATATTCCCGTTATTTGGATTGATACCGGTTATTTACCAAAAGAAACTTATATTTTTGCACATGAATTAACAGAAAGACTTAATCTTAATCTGAAAGTCTATCAATCAGATCTTTCTCCAGCCAGAATGGAAGCAATTCATGGTACACTTTGGGAGAATAAAGATCTCGAATCCTTGAACTTGTACGATCGAATCCGAAAAGTAGAACCGATGCAAAGGGCATTAAAAGAATTGAATGCAAAAGCATGGTTAGCAGGTTTAAGACAAAACCAAACAGAATTTAGACAACAATTAAGTTATGTGAATAAACAGGGAAATCAATATAAAATTCTTCCCATACTGCGATGGAGTTCTAAAGATATTTATGAGTATTTGACCAAGTATGATTTGCCATATCATCCTTATTTTGATCAGGGTTATGTATCTGTAGGAGATTGGCATTCAAGTCGTCCTCTCACGATGGATGATGGTGATGAAAGAGATACCCGTTTTCATGGTATAAAACAAGAATGTGGTTTACATCTACCTACTACTAATGAGGAAGCACAAAGCCTCGATTCTAGCCAACTTTAA
- the mnmA gene encoding tRNA 2-thiouridine(34) synthase MnmA, whose translation MVKIVVGLSGGVDSSVAAASLQSQGYEVEGLTLWLMKGKGQCCSEGMVDAAFICEQLGIPHHIVDTRDLFQTHIVDYLVSGYEAGVTPLPCSQCNRVVKFPPMLEYAQNSLGIDKIATGHYARVRYDENTHRYQLLKAIDDTKDQSYFLYDLTQDLLSHLIFPLGEQTKTETRAMANKFELKTADKPDSQDLCLIESHGSMKDFLDKYIQPKQGHIVDLEGHVLGSHEGIHHYTIGQRKGLGIAYAEPLYVVKLDPVMNQVVVATRDQGGQTECTVSRMNWVSIAPPENPIKAEAKIRYRTPPKTVNVIPLDNQRVKLIFDEPQFGVTPGQAAVLYHQDIVLGGGIIDRA comes from the coding sequence ATGGTTAAAATTGTAGTTGGATTGTCAGGAGGAGTAGATAGTTCCGTAGCCGCCGCTAGTTTACAAAGTCAAGGTTATGAAGTAGAAGGGTTAACTCTTTGGTTAATGAAGGGTAAAGGACAGTGTTGCTCTGAAGGAATGGTTGATGCGGCCTTTATCTGTGAACAATTAGGGATTCCTCATCATATAGTTGATACTCGTGATCTTTTTCAGACTCATATTGTAGATTATTTGGTATCAGGATATGAAGCAGGAGTTACTCCTTTACCGTGTTCTCAGTGTAATCGAGTGGTTAAGTTCCCCCCAATGCTCGAATATGCTCAAAATTCTCTCGGTATTGATAAAATTGCCACAGGTCATTATGCTAGAGTCCGATATGATGAAAACACCCATCGATACCAACTGTTAAAAGCGATCGATGATACGAAGGATCAATCTTATTTTCTTTATGATCTTACTCAAGATTTGCTATCCCATTTGATTTTTCCCTTAGGAGAACAAACGAAAACGGAAACGAGGGCAATGGCTAATAAATTTGAACTAAAAACTGCCGATAAACCTGATAGTCAAGATTTATGTCTTATTGAAAGTCATGGTTCGATGAAAGACTTTTTAGATAAGTATATCCAACCAAAACAAGGGCATATTGTCGATTTAGAAGGTCATGTACTAGGTTCTCATGAAGGAATACATCACTACACGATCGGACAAAGAAAAGGCTTAGGAATAGCTTATGCTGAACCTTTGTATGTGGTAAAATTAGATCCCGTTATGAATCAAGTTGTAGTAGCAACTAGAGATCAAGGAGGACAAACCGAGTGTACTGTTAGTCGCATGAATTGGGTTTCCATCGCACCGCCTGAAAATCCTATTAAAGCAGAGGCAAAAATAAGATACCGTACTCCTCCCAAAACTGTAAATGTCATTCCCTTAGATAATCAACGAGTAAAATTAATTTTTGACGAGCCTCAATTTGGTGTTACTCCCGGTCAGGCCGCCGTACTATACCATCAAGATATAGTTTTAGGTGGTGGTATAATCGATCGAGCTTAA
- a CDS encoding methyl-accepting chemotaxis protein produces the protein MTISNNENLIQDQQALSHSLMRKKIINDLFSDLKNKFSPQNTPQSSRRTLRNQLLITILPTVIVPLAIASTVAISFTQRQAKEKLQIDTIQTLRLAAEATRQSMEDIFRVTDLLEINPVVTESLTFAYNKVQSEKLTTKSVEDLEQTYNEKRLLSESQRKNINDYLQNITSRELLDNIVVTEKNGYTVDYSSRSSSFVQNNSDWWDSVSFENRRVIEPQFDETSGTAFVTLIRSIKDPISTNFLGITKVTKSIEDLNERIFDSLKVKISESQEVQVVSASSGEALSTFTIEDAQALGEVRGGETLIEAIRLFQSSITDSPEEPEVIISNLEGKNGISNVSISNTVTDELILSLELQERIFNVLNVPESDLVVVASVEKTEIARAGQKLALNLTFIAIILAAIATVLVVLLARQLSQPLTNLTNKAQQVADGNLDVQVELQGTLETFTLGDSFNNLVKQVNNLITEQKTVAQERKKEKEKLEAEITQLFEEVEGALEGDLTVKASLDSMEISTVADLINAIIDNLKEIAIQVKQSTTEVGSSLVANEQSIQQLTAQAIKEAQATSHTLESVQEMSKSIEIVAQNANQAATLADDAFKETQESTQVMDDTVTSIISLRTTVGETAKKIKRLGESSQKISQVVSLIEEIALKTNLLAINASVEASRAGEQGQGFTVVAEQVGALAEQSATATKEIAKIVTNIQLETQEVSQAMEVGTTQVVDSTRLVEATKQRLETVLERSQRINDLMQSISQATVTQTDTSALVTELMQQITRFSEERLKSSQEVSESMRNTAQVAQELQSAVAQFKIE, from the coding sequence ATGACTATATCTAACAATGAAAATTTGATTCAAGATCAACAAGCCTTATCTCATTCTCTGATGAGAAAAAAGATAATTAATGATCTATTCTCTGATTTAAAAAATAAATTTTCTCCTCAAAATACTCCTCAATCTTCTCGACGTACTTTACGCAATCAATTATTAATTACGATTTTACCTACCGTAATTGTTCCTTTGGCGATCGCAAGTACTGTGGCTATTAGTTTTACTCAACGTCAAGCGAAAGAAAAATTACAGATTGACACGATTCAAACTCTGCGTTTAGCGGCAGAAGCAACTCGTCAATCAATGGAAGATATTTTTAGGGTGACAGACTTACTCGAAATTAATCCCGTAGTAACAGAATCCTTAACATTCGCTTACAACAAAGTACAATCTGAAAAATTAACGACAAAATCTGTAGAAGATTTAGAACAAACTTACAATGAAAAAAGGTTACTTTCAGAATCACAGAGAAAGAATATTAATGACTACTTACAAAATATAACGAGTAGAGAGTTATTAGATAATATTGTGGTGACGGAAAAAAATGGTTATACCGTTGATTATAGTTCTCGATCGAGTAGTTTTGTTCAAAATAATAGTGATTGGTGGGATTCTGTTTCCTTTGAAAATCGTAGAGTAATAGAGCCACAATTCGATGAAACTTCAGGTACAGCTTTTGTAACCTTGATTCGCTCCATTAAAGATCCTATTTCTACAAACTTTTTAGGCATCACCAAAGTTACTAAATCCATTGAAGATTTAAACGAGCGTATCTTTGATTCTTTGAAGGTTAAAATTTCTGAATCTCAAGAGGTGCAAGTCGTTAGTGCCAGTTCTGGAGAGGCTTTGAGTACTTTTACTATTGAAGATGCTCAAGCATTAGGGGAAGTAAGAGGAGGAGAGACTCTGATTGAGGCAATTCGTCTTTTTCAATCTTCTATTACAGATTCCCCAGAAGAACCAGAAGTTATTATATCTAACTTAGAAGGAAAAAATGGGATTTCTAATGTCAGTATCAGCAATACAGTCACTGATGAATTAATTTTGTCTTTGGAACTTCAAGAGCGAATCTTTAATGTCCTTAATGTACCAGAAAGTGATCTAGTAGTGGTTGCATCGGTAGAAAAAACTGAAATTGCTCGAGCAGGGCAGAAATTAGCACTCAATCTGACTTTTATTGCTATCATTCTGGCTGCGATCGCCACAGTACTTGTGGTATTATTAGCTCGACAACTATCTCAACCCTTAACTAACCTCACCAATAAAGCTCAACAAGTAGCAGATGGTAACTTAGATGTACAAGTTGAGCTACAAGGTACATTAGAAACTTTTACATTGGGGGATAGTTTCAATAATCTCGTCAAACAGGTAAATAACCTCATCACCGAACAAAAAACTGTTGCCCAAGAAAGGAAAAAAGAGAAAGAGAAACTAGAAGCAGAAATTACTCAACTTTTTGAAGAAGTAGAAGGCGCTTTAGAAGGAGATTTAACCGTAAAAGCTAGTTTAGATTCGATGGAAATTAGTACCGTTGCCGATTTAATTAACGCTATTATTGACAACTTAAAAGAGATTGCAATTCAAGTAAAACAATCTACAACTGAAGTGGGATCATCTTTAGTCGCTAATGAACAATCTATTCAACAGTTGACAGCACAAGCCATTAAAGAAGCACAGGCGACAAGTCACACCTTGGAATCGGTACAAGAAATGTCTAAGTCGATCGAAATTGTCGCTCAAAATGCTAACCAAGCGGCGACTCTAGCAGATGATGCTTTTAAAGAAACCCAAGAAAGCACACAAGTTATGGATGATACCGTTACCAGTATTATTAGTTTGAGAACTACTGTTGGTGAAACCGCCAAAAAAATAAAGCGTTTGGGAGAATCTTCTCAGAAAATTTCTCAGGTGGTGTCTTTAATTGAAGAAATTGCCCTCAAAACTAATTTATTGGCGATTAATGCCAGTGTAGAAGCCAGTCGAGCTGGTGAACAAGGTCAAGGTTTTACGGTTGTAGCTGAACAAGTAGGCGCATTAGCGGAACAATCCGCCACAGCTACGAAGGAAATCGCCAAAATTGTCACTAATATTCAGTTAGAAACTCAAGAGGTATCCCAAGCCATGGAAGTCGGTACGACTCAAGTGGTTGATAGTACCCGTTTAGTCGAAGCAACGAAACAACGCCTAGAAACAGTGTTAGAGCGATCGCAACGAATTAATGATTTAATGCAGTCTATTTCTCAAGCAACAGTGACACAAACGGATACATCGGCTTTAGTAACGGAGTTAATGCAACAAATCACCCGTTTTTCTGAAGAAAGACTGAAGTCTTCTCAGGAGGTGTCAGAATCTATGCGTAATACCGCTCAAGTTGCTCAAGAGTTACAGTCCGCCGTAGCACAGTTTAAGATTGAGTAG
- a CDS encoding PleD family two-component system response regulator produces MNTMLKPITLFEDLSLSATTGQIDIDKNGILWQLFLLDGKIEFANYSLQSGNTIKHYLRAIGDQNFTKFDFLTNNINNIKQQINLLEKGGFITTKQKLLLKNKITEDAIESLFWLSKHKNESILNPKIKPLKWAENEIINPEHLLEVEPLVKKIYHRWQLWQKLSPTIVSPHQIPTCTNLSILEKYNYSGTVSLKILKQLVRLMNGLSIRELAFFIQQDELKLAQLLSTYIKHGILQLHPPKAPLNLLPQIPQEIPQKVWTNFSEIESIKNPSVKPNQKKYTIVCIDDSPAMLEIIESYLDINKYNLITISDPMKSLSYLFKSNPDVIVMDISMPGINGNRLCQILKSSSVFKSVPIILISGETNISEDILESTGARDFLSKPFQKEALINLIHKYC; encoded by the coding sequence ATGAATACTATGTTAAAACCCATTACTTTATTTGAAGATCTAAGTTTATCAGCAACTACCGGTCAAATTGACATTGATAAAAATGGCATTCTCTGGCAACTTTTTTTATTAGATGGAAAAATAGAATTTGCTAATTATTCTTTACAATCAGGAAATACAATTAAACATTATTTACGAGCTATTGGAGATCAAAACTTTACTAAGTTTGATTTTTTAACTAATAATATAAATAATATAAAACAGCAAATTAATCTATTAGAAAAAGGTGGTTTTATTACTACTAAGCAAAAATTATTGTTAAAAAATAAGATTACAGAAGATGCGATTGAATCACTTTTTTGGCTAAGTAAACACAAAAATGAATCAATATTGAACCCAAAAATTAAACCGTTAAAATGGGCAGAAAATGAAATAATAAATCCTGAACATTTATTAGAAGTAGAACCCTTAGTTAAAAAGATTTATCATCGGTGGCAGTTATGGCAAAAACTAAGTCCAACTATTGTTTCTCCCCATCAAATACCTACTTGTACAAATCTTTCTATACTAGAAAAATATAATTATTCAGGGACTGTTTCTCTTAAAATTTTAAAACAATTAGTGCGATTAATGAATGGTTTAAGTATTCGAGAATTAGCTTTTTTTATTCAACAAGATGAATTAAAGTTAGCACAATTATTATCTACTTATATTAAACATGGTATTTTACAATTACATCCTCCAAAAGCACCTTTAAATTTATTACCTCAAATTCCTCAAGAAATCCCTCAAAAAGTATGGACTAATTTTTCAGAAATAGAATCGATTAAAAATCCATCTGTTAAACCAAATCAAAAAAAATATACGATCGTGTGTATTGATGATAGTCCAGCAATGTTAGAAATAATTGAATCTTATTTAGATATAAATAAATATAATTTAATTACCATTTCTGATCCTATGAAATCTCTTTCTTATTTGTTTAAAAGTAATCCAGACGTAATTGTTATGGATATTTCTATGCCCGGTATCAATGGTAATCGTCTATGTCAAATTCTGAAAAGTAGTTCAGTGTTTAAATCTGTACCGATTATTTTAATTAGTGGTGAAACTAACATTAGTGAAGATATATTAGAGTCCACAGGTGCAAGAGATTTTCTCTCTAAACCTTTCCAGAAAGAGGCTTTAATTAACCTTATTCACAAATATTGTTAA
- the glyA gene encoding serine hydroxymethyltransferase — MSKTNLEFLADTDPAIAEIIANELQRQRGHLELIASENFTSPAVMAAQGSVLTNKYAEGLPGKRYYGGCKFVDQAEDLAIERAKQLFGAEMANVQPHSGAQANFAVFLTLLKPGDKIMGMDLSHGGHLTHGSPVNVSGKWFEVCQYGVSKETERLDYDQIREIALKERPKLIICGYSAYPRIIEFDKFRSIADEIGAYLLADIAHIAGLVATGLHPNPLPYCDVVTTTTHKTLRGPRGGLILTRDAELGKQLNKAVFPGTQGGPLEHVIAGKAVAFGEALKPEFKTYCEQVILNSQTLGNQLVKRGFKLVSGGTDNHLNLVDLRSISMTGKVADQLLGKTSITANKNTVPFDPESPFVTSGLRLGSPAETTRGLKETEFTEVANIIADRLLNPEDEAVRLDCIKRVETLCDRFPLYPHLRIPVHALV, encoded by the coding sequence GTGAGTAAGACTAACTTAGAGTTTTTAGCCGATACAGATCCAGCGATCGCTGAGATTATTGCTAACGAGTTACAACGTCAAAGAGGACATTTAGAGTTAATTGCTAGTGAAAATTTTACTTCTCCTGCGGTAATGGCTGCCCAGGGTTCGGTTTTAACCAATAAATATGCAGAAGGTTTACCGGGTAAACGTTATTATGGTGGTTGTAAATTTGTAGATCAAGCCGAAGATTTAGCTATAGAACGAGCAAAACAGCTATTTGGTGCAGAAATGGCCAATGTTCAGCCCCATTCAGGCGCACAAGCTAATTTTGCGGTGTTTTTAACCCTCCTCAAACCTGGGGATAAAATTATGGGGATGGATTTATCTCACGGTGGACACTTAACCCATGGATCCCCTGTGAACGTCTCTGGTAAATGGTTCGAGGTGTGTCAATATGGTGTAAGTAAAGAAACCGAGCGTTTAGACTATGATCAAATCAGAGAAATTGCTTTAAAAGAGCGTCCGAAACTTATTATCTGCGGTTACTCTGCTTATCCTCGCATCATTGAATTTGACAAATTTAGATCGATCGCAGATGAAATAGGAGCGTATTTATTAGCAGATATTGCCCATATTGCTGGTTTAGTTGCCACAGGATTACATCCTAACCCCCTTCCTTATTGCGATGTAGTGACTACCACAACCCATAAGACATTGAGAGGCCCTCGTGGTGGTTTAATCCTTACCCGTGACGCAGAATTAGGTAAACAACTCAATAAAGCGGTATTCCCCGGTACTCAAGGAGGCCCTTTAGAACACGTCATTGCAGGTAAAGCAGTCGCCTTCGGAGAGGCATTAAAACCCGAATTTAAAACTTACTGTGAGCAAGTTATCCTCAATTCCCAAACCTTAGGAAATCAATTAGTTAAAAGAGGGTTTAAGTTAGTTTCTGGTGGTACAGATAATCACCTCAACTTAGTGGATTTACGATCGATCAGTATGACTGGTAAAGTGGCAGATCAGTTATTAGGTAAAACCAGCATCACAGCGAACAAAAATACTGTCCCCTTCGATCCTGAATCTCCTTTTGTTACCAGTGGCTTACGTTTAGGCTCTCCGGCAGAAACCACTAGAGGCTTAAAAGAAACTGAATTTACCGAAGTTGCTAACATTATCGCTGACAGACTTTTAAACCCAGAAGATGAAGCAGTAAGATTAGATTGTATTAAACGTGTTGAAACATTGTGTGATCGATTCCCCTTATATCCTCATTTAAGAATTCCCGTACACGCTTTAGTATAA